GGGGTTATCAAAATTGCGAAAGTCTACGTCGCAGTGAAGCGAAAGCTTCAGCCCGGCGATAAGATGGCAGGTCGACACGGTAACAAAGGGGTTATCTCGCGCGTTCTTCCCGAAGAAGACATGCCTTATCTGCCCGATGGAACTCCAGTCGATTTCGTTTTGAATCCGCTGGGTGTGCCTAGCCGTATGAACGTGGGTCAGATTTTAGAAACCCATTTAGGATGGGCTGCGAAAGGTCTCGGTGAAAAATTGGAGCAAATGCTTCATGAACAACGTGATTTGGCGCTCATTCGAAATGAGATCAAGGAAATTTTCGGAGATGCTTCCCACGAAGCGCTTGTTGAAAGGCTTCCGGATACCGAGTTGCCTAAATTGGTGGAAAAGCTAAAACGAGGAATTTCGATGCAGACGCCGGTTTTTGACGGCGCTCCAGAAGAGAAAATCCGTGAGCTCTTGGAACTTGGAAACCGAAATGTAACCGGTCAAACCATTTTGTTTGATGGCCGCACAGGCGAGCCATTCGATCAAGATGTGACCGTAGGCGTCATGTACATGCTGAAACTCCATCACTTGGTGGATGATAAGATTCATGCACGTTCCATTGGACCTTATTCACTCGTCACCCAACAACCTCTGGGAGGTAAAGCTCAGTTTGGTGGTCAGCGATTAGGAGAAATGGAAGTTTGGGCCATGGAAGCCTATGGAGCTGCCTATTCGTTGCAAGAATTTTTGACAGTGAAATCGGATGATGTGATCGGTCGTACACGGATGTATGAAGCGATTGTCAAAGGAGAGCACGTGCTTGAGTCTGGTATTCCAGAGTCTTTCAACGTGTTGATCAAAGAGTTGCAGAGTTTGGCATTGGATGTTCAGCTGTTGGATGAAATGGATCCAACGAAAGCCTAAAAAGAGTTTAGATAATGAAAGACATTTTTAATTTTTTTGAAAAGCCAAAAGATCCTCTCAGCTTCAATGCGATTAAGATTCAGCTAGCGAGTCCAGATAAGATTCGCGACTGGTCTTACGGTGAAGTGAAAAAACCAGAGACGATCAATTATCGTACTTTTAAGCCTGAGAGAGATGGCCTTTTCTGCGCCAAAATCTTTGGACCGATAAAAGATTACGAATGTCTTTGCGGCAAATACAAACGCATGAAGCATCGCGGCGTTGTCTGCGAAAAATGCGGGGTTGAAGTGATTCAATCCAAAGTTCGTCGCGAGCGCTTAGGGCACATTGTCTTAGCAACTCCTGTCGCTCACATCTGGTTTTTAAAGAGCCTGCCGAGCCGAATTGGAGCTCTCTTAGATATGGCTCAAAAAGATCTGGAAAAGGTTCTTTATTGCGAGTCCTATATCGTAGTCGATCCCGGTGCTACCCCAATGGCTTTGGGGGAACTCCTCTCCGAAGAACAATATCAAAAAGCGCTCGATGAGTACGGAGATGATAGTTTCTTGGTCGGCATGGGCGCTGAAGCTGTTCGGGAATTGCTTCGACAACTAGAACGAGGCATGAACGGGGACGGCAAAGGTATTGAAGACCTTGTTAAGCAATTGCGTATTGAGTTGGGAGACTCGACTTCGGATGCTAAACGCAAGAAAATCTCTAAGCGCCTCAAAGTTTTGGAATCCTTCAAAGGTTCCACGAACAAGCCCGAGTGGATGTTGTTGGAAGTTATTCCAGTCATTCCGCCCGATTTAAGACCTCTGGTCCCTTTGGAGGGTGGGCGTTTTGCAACTTCTGACTTAAACGATCTCTATCGACGAGTCATTAATCGAAACAATCGATTGAAGCGCCTTCAAGAGTTGAACGCTCCTGAAATCATTATCCGCAACGAAAAGCGAATGCTTCAAGAAGCCGTCGATGCTTTGTTTGACAACGGTCGTCGTGGCAAGTTGATCACGGGTCCCAACAAGCGACCTTTGAAGAGCTTGAGCGACATGCTCAAAGGAAAATACGGTCGCTTTCGTCAGAACTTGCTGGGTAAGCGGGTAGATTATTCAGGCCGTTCCGTTATTGTAGTCGGTCCTGAGCTTCGCTTGCACCAGTGCGGTTTGCCCAAGATCATTGCGCTCGAACTTTTCAAGCCATTTATCTATAACAAGCTTGAAGAACGTGGTTACGTCACCACGATTAAATCTGCTAAGCGCATGGTAGAACAAGAGAAACCCGAAGTTTGGGATGTTTTAGAAGAAGTGATCAAAGAACATCCGGTTATTCTTAACCGCGCACCCACCTTACATCGATTGGGGATGCAAGCCTTCGAACCTGTTTTGATCGAAGGAAAAGCCATTCAGCTTCATCCTCTTGTCTGTACGGCCTTTAACGCGGACTTTGACGGTGACCAAATGGCGGTGCACGTACCGCTTTCTGTCGAAGCGCAATTAGAAGCGCGCGTCTTGATGATGAGCACGAATAACATCTTGTCTCCTGCTTCGGGTCGCCCGGTGATTGTTCCTTCGCAGGACATTGTGCTCGGATGTTACTACATGACGCGGATGAGACCTTTTTCCAAAGGCGAAGGCATGAAGTTCTCGAATCCTCAAGAAGTTCGAATGGCTTACGACGCCAAGGAAGTGACGATTCATACCGCCATTCAGGTCCGTATAGACGGTCATCTGTTGGATACGACCGTCGGTCGAGTCTTGATGTACGAAGTTATCCCCGAGGTTGTTCCTTTCGTAGCGATTAATAAAGTCATGGGTAAGAAAGAACTCACCGATTTGATCGATCGTTGCTATCGACTCTCTGGCCAAAAGGAAACGGTTATTTTAGCGGATCGTTTGAGAACGCTTGGATACACCGAAGCCACTCGGTCCGGTATTTCCATCGCCATGCACAACATGATCATTCCAGAGAAAAAAGAGGAAATCGTTGAGCGTTGCCGCAAGGAAGTTGAAGAAATCACAGACCAGTACGTAGAAGGTTTGATTACAGACGGAGAGCGTAAGAATAAAGTCATTGATATTTGGTCCAAGGCAGCCGAAGAAATTGCAACGGAAATGATGGAAGTTGTTTCAACGGAAGAACTTGTTTCAGCCGATGGCAAGGAAAAGAAAATTTCGCCTTCCTTCAATCCTTTGTACATTATGGCCGACTCTGGAGCGCGTGGTTCCACTCAGCAGCTTAAGCAGCTGGCGGGTATGCGTGGTTTGATGTCGAAGCCATCGGGCGAAATTATTGAAACTCCGATCACAGCCAACTTTAGAGAAGGGCTCACGGTACTTCAGTACTTCATTTCGACTCACGGTGCTCGTAAAGGATTAGCGGATACGGCCCTTAAAACGGCTAACTCGGGTTATCTGACTCGACGTTTGGTCGACGTTGCACAAGACTCGATTATCATTGAATACGATTGTGGAACTTTGGACGGCATTGAGATTACTCCGCTGGTCGAAGGCAATGACATCATCGAAAAGATTGGTGATCGCGTATTGGGTCGAGTTCCCCTTGAGGAAGTCACCGACCCGGTGAGCGGAGATGTTTTGGTTCAGGCAGGTCAAGAAATTGACGAAGCCTTGGTCGCCAAAATTGAAGAAGCCGGTGTTTCTCGAGTTCGCATTCGTTCGGTTTTGACTTGTCAAACTCGACGGGGTGTTTGCGTACAATGCTACGGACGTGATTTAGCCCGCGGCCATTTGGTCAATGTTGGTGAAGCGATTGGTGTGATTGCCGCGCAATCCATTGGCGAGCCAGGTACTCAGTTAACCATGAGAACCTTCCACATCGGGGGGATTGCTTCCGGGTCCCGTCAAGAGTCCAGCCACAGTTCCAGAGGCGAAGGAAAAGCTGTATTCGACAATTTGCACGTTGTTAAGCGTCGAGATGGTGTCTTTGTAGCGATGAATCGACAAGGCTCCATTAAGATTGTTGACGATTCCGGGCGCGAACGCGAAATCTATCCTGCTGCTTACGGATCGATGATTCGGGTATCCGATGGCCAGGTTGTGAAACCCGGAACGATTTTAGTAGAATGGGATCCGTATTCCGCTGCCATTCTCACGGAAGCAAGCGGGGTGGTTCATTTCGGAGATTTGCTCGAAGGGGTGACGCTCTCTGAGAAGACAGATGAAACAACCGGACTTTCGCATAAGGTTGTAACCGAAGGACGAGATACGAGCACCAGACCTCGAATTACGGTCAAAGACCAGGCTGGCAAAGTCATGAGTTCCATCATGACCGAATCCTCGGAAGCTCGCTACCTATTGCCTGTTGGCGCCGTTTTGATGGTTGCAGACAGCGATCGCGTCGAGCCGGGTGACATCATTGCGAAGTTAAGCCGTGAAGCCGCGCGAACCAAGGATATTACCGGTGGGTTGCCACGGGTTGTTGAACTCTTCGAAGCTCGTCGACCTAAAGATCACGCCGTGATCTCCGAAATCACCGGTACCGTTTCTTTTGGAAAAGACACCAAGGGCAAGCGAAAAGTATTGGTGACACCGGAATTTGGAGAAGTACGCGAGTATTTAATTCCCAAAGGAAAACACATTCGTGTTCGCGAAAACGATTTCGTTCGAGCGGGTGAACCTCTCATGGACGGCTCGGTTAACCCCCATGACATTCTCAAAGTGTTGGGGGAAAAAGCGCTGGCCAAATACATGGTAGAAGAGATCCAAGAAGTCTACCGTCTGCAAGGTGTTCGCATCAACGATAAGCATGTTGAAGTCATCGTACGTCAAATGCTGCGAAGAGTTCGAATTAAGGAAGCAGGCGATACTTTGTTCCTCGGCGACGAACAAGTTGAAAAGCAAGTCTTTGAAGCCGAGAACGACAAAATATTGACTCAAGGCGGTCAGCCTGCGATTGCAGAACCGCTTTTGTTGGGCATTACCAAAGCCTCGCTTTCAACAGAGTCCTTCATTTCAGGGGCCTCTTTCCAAGAAACGACTAAAGTTTTGACTGAAGCTGCCGTTGGGAGCAAAACAGATTACTTGAGAGGCCTCAAAGAAAACGTCATCATGGGAAGACTGATTCCTGCGGGTACGGGTCTACCAAACTATCGTTATCTCAACATGGAAGTCCATGACTCTGGTGTGATAGAAGAGGGTGGGTTGATGGAAAGCGTGCCTGTGGAACTTCTTGAGTCTGCTTAATTTGTGAAGTAGGGCACTAAATTTACCTTGAGCGCGATTTGAGTTTCTCTTTCGCGCTCAATTGCTTTGACGGATACCAAGAAGAGACCCTCTTGTGGATTTGGATCGATTAGCGGAGAAGGGTAGGTATGTCACACATCCGAGAGGCGTTTGAAAGCGGCAATTTCCAACTGGTTCGTCGATTGGCTCTGGAAAGTAATCGTCCAAAAGATCAAGCCTTTTTAGAAAAAATTAAAACAGATCCGAAAGTCTATTGGGCAGGGGCTTTCGGAGTTGTGAGCCTTTTTGCCGCCTGTATGCTCACCCTTTATTAGAGATTTTTTATGCTTTGGAATTTACTCGCTAAAAACCCTTTTCGCATTTTGCAAGACTTGATGCAAGAAGCCCTGCGTTGCACTCAAAAAACGGAGGCACTCTTTGAAGCTTTGAAGCAAGGCGATCAGGATTTGGTTGAAGAGATCGCAAAAGAAATCAGCCAAATCGAACATCATTGCGATCGAATCAAGCAGGAATTGCGATCCCATATTTCCAAAAGTATTTTTTTACCCGTCGATCGGCGCGATTTGCTGCATGTATTATCCAATATGGATGCCATACCAGACATCTGCGAAGACCTAGGCGTTTTACTCACTTTACGCCGAATGGAAGTCCCTCAAGCGCTTGAGGCTCCGCTCTCCAACTTATTATCGAGTTCTTTCTTCGTCGTGCGTCGATCCAGCGAAGTCATCTCCGCTTTGGATCGTTTGCTCGAAACTGGATTCACAGGCCCTGATGCTCTGGAAATTAACAAAAAAATTGACGATATCGATCACCTAGAACACCTTGCAGATAAAGCACAAGACCAGTTTGGCAAATCGCTTTTTTTGATTGAAGACGATTTAAAACCAGCAGCACTCTTGATGTGGAACAAGATCGCCAACAAAATAGGCGATTTAGCCAATTCTGCCGAACGCATGTCCAGTCACGTTCGCTTAATGATCTCTTCAAGCTAAAAAGAAAATTTTCATGGATACTACTTTACTTGTTCTTGCTCTTGCTCTCTTGGTTGGTTTCTACATGGCTTGGTCAATCGGAGCGAGCGACGTAGCCAATGCCATGGGAACCAGCGTTGGCAGCCACGCGCTCACGATTAAGCAAGCCATTGCCATTGCTGCGATATTTGAATTTTTGGGTGCTTTTTTAGTAGGTGGCCACGTTACCAACACCATTAAGCAGGGTATTGTAGACCCGCTCTCTTTTGTTTCAGACCCGCTTTTGTTTGCCTGGGGAATGACCGCCGCTTTATTCTCTACCGGTATCTGGCTTCAATTCGCCAGCGCCAAAGGTCTCCCGGTTTCTACCACGAATAGCTTGGTGGGTGCCATTATTGGATTCGGATTGGTTTCCAGAGGGGTTGATTCGGTTAAATGGCAAATGCTGGGACGGATCAGTTTGAGCTGGATCATTTCGCCCGTTCTGGGCGGCATGATTGCGCTCATCACATTCTTTGCCATTCGAAAGTACATTCTCGATTCCAAGGATCCTTTGGCCATCACGCAAAAGTGGGCACCTTGGATTCTCTGTTCGGTTGTGCTGGTACTCGTGTCTCTTTTTATACCCACCAAGCTACTTTGGATGCCTTTGCTGGCTTCACCGCTGGTGGCGTTTGCATTCTCTCGAGCCATTCGTCGGGTGACTCACAAAGCCATCGATCGAAATGATACGCTTGCACGCGTTGAAAAGGTTTTTGCTTGGATTCAAGTAATTACAGCTTGTTTTATGGCTTTTGCCCATGGCAGCAACGATGTCTCCAATGCGATTGGACCTGTAGCGGCGGTGATTGCGATCGCTTTTAGCCACCACATCGTCATTACTTCTCAGGTTCCATGGTGGTTGCTGGGAATGGGCGGTATTGGAATTGTGTTAGGGCTTGCGACTTACGGTCGAAAGGTGATTGAAACCATCGGTCATAGTATTACCGAGATTACGCCAACTCGGGGGTTTGCGGCTGAATTTGGAGCCGCTTTTACGATTTTGGTCGGGAGTCACTTTGGGCTTCCGCTGAGCACCACACAAGTATTAGTCGGAGCGGTGATTGGAGTCGGGCTTGCAAGAGGCATTTCTGGACTTAATCTGATCGTGATTCGCCGAATTCTGAATTCGTGGATCATCACCATGCCAGCAACTTGTGCCATTTCCATGGTTCTAAACGGGTTGATCGGCCTCTTCATCTAGCCCTTGAGCGTTTTCAGGCAGCATGTTCAGCACGGTATTGACATCCAGTAGAGCGTTCTGAGCTTGGAGTGCTAGATTCGTTTTCAAGCGATTCAACTGTTCTTCTTTTTCAAAAAGCTGATCCGCTAAATTCATATTCAGCAAAAGAGACATCTGATGCGCAGAAGCTGTTTTCGCTGCTCGTTTAATTTCTTCTAATTTGCTTGAGACAAAATTTGCAAGACCGTGCAGGTAAGCATCGGACTTTTCCGTCCGAACCTGGAAGCGTTGGCCTTGCAGAGTCACCTCAACTTTTCGTTTTTCGCCGCTATTCATGCGGGGAGAGCCTAACACGTGGCAGATACGAAAAACAAGAGCGGTTTCTTCAATAAAACCAAGTTAACATAATATTCATTATGGGTCACAAGATTTTTAACACGTCCGCCAAAATCGTGGTGACAATTTCAAAGGTGATCCAAAGAATAATGACCCATTCTTGCAAGAACGAATAGCGCGTATTCACTTCTTGATTTAAAACCTGCACCAAATCTTTGAGCATATCCATCCGCTTATTAAGGACGTTAATTCGCGCAGTCACTTCTAAGTCCTGCGAAATCATTCGGTAAAGCGGCTCCAATTCCGAATGCTCCCAGAAAAAATCCGGCGTATCAAAAACATTGGAGTACAAGTTAATCGAGTTTCGCTCCAAAATAAGCTCGCCCATGACTCGTGTTAGCTGCTTTCTGGAAAGCTGTATGCGACCTTTGACCGCTAAGTCTTTGGGAATATCTTCCATGCTGGCGATTCGCTTCGCCATGCGTTTTTCAAAGATTTCGAGCTTAACAGACTGAGCCAAACCGTGCGCAAAAGCCAATTTGGTAACCAAGTCGTTGTTTGGAATCGTGATGTCATCTCTCAGAATCTTCGCGACGCGACCAATCGAGTAACGCGATTCTTCGATTTCGATTTCAGGCACCGGGTCGCTTTCAAAGGGCCGTAATCGAAATAGGATCTCCTGCTCTTCAGCAATGCTAAGGCCCCACATCACCACGGTTCCATTCGAAAAATAGAAGACGTCCCCTTTGTCTTCTCCTTCATAGTGGTGAATCACGTGACTGCTTCGAAAATACGTCACCAAAGCCTTTTGCTCTTGCAAATGCTCCAGGAGCTCCTTCATCTGGTAACTGTTGGCTGTACAGTAGGCACTGCACCGACGAGAACTTTGTGTTTCCGTAATTTCTACTTGCATATTTATTGCATTAATTTAAACACATTCAATGACTATTGGCAAGAAAATCAGGCTCATCGAATCTCGGGTTATCGAAGCGACTCAAGAAACTCAAGATACCTGGACCCTTCATTTTCAAACGGAGGACCGAAATTATTTGCCGGGTCAATTCTTGAGCATCGACCCCAAGCAATTTCCGGAACTCTCTGAACTCGTTGCCTACTTAGAAGCCAAAAAAGGAAAGCGTGAAGTGGTACGCGCTTATTCCATGGCTTCGGCACCTCATGAATCAACGGTATCAATTACCATCAAACCCGAAAGATTTTCCCCCGAACATGACGACTACCCCCCTCTCCTATCTCCATTTTTAGCTTCTGCTGCCATCAAAGGTCGCTTGGTTCGATTTTTAGGTTACACGGGGCCTTACACGCTGCCACTCGATCTACCTGAACACACCGATGAAGTTTTGCATCTAGCAGCTGGATCTGGCATTGTGCCCAATTTTTCTTTGTTAAAGGACCAATTAATTCAAAACCGGCATCCAGAAGTTCGGCATACTTTGGTTTACGTGAACAAAACCGAAGAAGATACGATATTTCGCACGCAGATTGAACTTTTGGCTCATCAGTATCCGGATCGATTTCGTTATGTTCCTGTCCTAACCCGAGAACAAAAAGCAGGCGTCTTTTATGGAAGACCCACTCTTGACTTGATTCGATCGCTCATGAACGATCCCAATCGAGTCCTCGTCTACGCTTGCGGCTCAGAAGTCTCCAAGTGGCATAGAAAAAAAGCAGAAATTTCTGGCATTTCACCGACTCCAAGATTTATTGAATCGATTTCTCACATGATGAAAGAAATTGGAATCGATCGAAAGCGATTCAAATTTGAATCTTATGGATGAAATTTTCTAGATAATTTAAACATTGTTATAGATTTAATTTTTGTTTATATTTTTATAAAAATAAAAAGTAAAAATCCCATCTTCAACGCACGCACCGAACAAAGCGCGCATCGCCGACGCTATCTGAGCCGACGAGTCCAAAATCGAAATACACGCTCCACGCATAGGACGGGGACACACACGAATAACGCGTTGATGTCCAAAAGGTGCCCTGCGGTGTACTCGGAAAAGCCGTCGAGTTGATGGTCGGACCCGGATATGCCACGTGAACATCCAGAAGCGTCGATAACTCTTTGATATTCGGAAGACGCCAGCTCAAACCATCCAGATTCAAACCCGTACAATAAGCCTGGGCCCCACCCCAGTTGTAAGTTCCAGAAACCGTTCGCTGCCAAATCAAGCCCGTCACCGTGTCTAACACCTGTGTGCTGTTAAAAGTATAACGATCCACCTCTCGAACCGCCGACAAGGGTCGCACACAGCGCGTAAAGCCACTCGCAGGCACTGAAGAACAACTACTATAACCCTGGCTACAAACAAGGCCCGCGTAACCGGCACCGTTGCCATAACTCACCCACCAGGCACTCTCAGAGTAACCCTGTAAAGCGTCGGAGGACCAATAGTAACTGCTTTGCGTGCCTGGGAAGAAATCCAGATCCATGCTGGGACCAGCGCAATTCATCGTATAATCCACCAAGGTTTGAAGTTCCACGTGTGTGGGCAAACGCCAGTCTCCAAGCCCAAACTCAAACAAATTAGCACAATAGGCCTTGGAAGCTGTCCAATTGCCCGCAGGCGCACTCCCTACCTTTTGCCACTGCAAACCCGTCATTCGATCCGTGATAACCCCTGGAACCGATTCAAGGTAGCGACCCGTTTGATTGGCGTTATCTCGATAGACACCGGTTGTCACTTGCCAATTCGCCCACTCAGGGTTCCAAACCACGAGAGCACTGGGGCTGAGGGTCGGGCTGAACGACTGGGTAGAGCTCAAAGTTTGGGACGCACTGAGAGTCCTGCTTGAGCTTCCACTAATCGACTCCGCATCACTCAGCGTAGGAGTATACTTTCGACTCAAGCTTAAGCTCTCGGTGAAAGAATGACTGAGCGTACCCAGCAAACTCAAAGTATTTCTGGAAGAGGCTTTGCTCAAGGTTTGACTCCGTGTTGGTGCTTGTGAAACGCTTATAGACGCAGTTTGAGAGGCACTGAGAGTCCTGCTTGAGCTTCCCGTGACCGACTCTGCATCACTCAGGGTAGGAGTGTGCTTTTGACTCGGGCTTAAGCTTTGGGCAAAAGAGTGACTGAGCGTACCCAGCAAACTCAAAGTATTCCGAGAAGAGGCTTTGCTGAGGGTTTGGCTGAGCGTTGGTTTTGTTTGCGAAACACTCGCAGACACGGTGCACGTTGGCATCCGATCGAACAAACGAACCGCATAAGACTGGGAGGATAACGATGTCTTACCCGTCCAATCCGCGTAAAAACTCACCAATAAAATCGCGCTTTCGGTAATTTGATGCTCGTATTCCAAAGGAAGCAAGGAACTTTGTCCGCAACTCTCCGGTCTGCCCAAAGCGGTGGTGGAGTTGATCTCACACAAAACGTGCTCGATGTGAGTGTTCATGAAAATAGAACAATTGGCCACAAATTGGCCCGTATAATCCGGCATCGCTTGAATCGCCGGGGTCAGCTCGGCAAACAAGGCCTTCAGTCCGGTCGAAAACAATTGTTTTTGCTGGGCGGCAGGCAATGTCTGGTTCGAAACGAGCTGCGTTAGTGCCTGATTCGCCACGGTATCCGTTATCTGGCTTTGATTAAGCCAGGCAGCAATGGCGGCTTGTCCCAAAATCAAGAATACTAAAAGCCTTGCCGGCCTAAAGCACCGTGCTTGGGTTTTTAGATTTTTCCTAATCACGATTCGCCATTGCTAGCGCAAGAGAGAAAGCAAGAAAAGGCTTTGGAGTTCTAAATGGGATATCAAGAAGCCGCATGGCGTTCTGCTTGATGGAACCCCTGAACCATGAGATACTGCCCCTATGCGCTTTTTTAACACAGCCGGGCCGATTGTCCCCAGTGACCACTATTTTGTTCCCGGTCGTTCGCATGAATCCGAAATCAGGAGCCTGATAGAACAAAAAAAATATTTCGTGCTTCATGCGCCTCGGCAAACAGGCAAAACCTCGGGCATCTTAAGCTTGACGGATAAAATCAATCAAGAAGGTCAATATACTGCCCTTTATGTCAATGTAGAACCAGCACAGGCCATGCGAAATCATGTGAAGGATGCGATTCGGATGATTGTAGACCAAATTCGGTTGGGGTTATTAGCCTATTTCCCGAATGATCCGGTTTTAAGTTATTTCGATTCGGCTAGAAAATACGAAGATAGTACTGGCAATGAGTTGGGGGCCTTTCTCCAATTCTGGGCATCTCAGCGCCCAAAACCGATTCTATTGTTTATCGATGAAATAGATTCTTTAGTGGGTGATTCATTGATTGCCGTATTGAGGCAGTTACGAGCTGGCTATAGCCAAAGACCTCGCCTATTTCCCTCTTCTGTTTGCCTGATTGGGGTTCGCGATATCCGAGATTACCCCATCTGGTCTGAAGCCACTCAAGCCGTTATTCAGGGAGGCAGTGCCTTTAATATCAGTGCCAAGAGTCTATTTTTAGATACTTTTCATTTTGAGCAAGTCGCTGATTTGTACGCTCAACATACGCGTGAAACGGGTCAGGTATTTGAGGAAGATGCCGTTCGATACGCCTTTGAGCAAACCGGAGGACAGCCATGGTTAATCAATGCCATGGCCTATCAAGCGTGCTTTGACGATATTAAAGACCGCACGCAACCCATTACGAAAGCCGTGTTCGAACGGGCCAAAGAGGTTCTGATCGCCCGGCGAGACACCCATTTAGATGTTCTGATCGATCGCTTGCGAGAACCCAGGATTCATCGAGTTATTAGCGCGATTTTGTTGGGTGACCCTGTCTTTGACTTACCTCAGGACGATTTGTCTTACTCCATCGACTTGGGCTTGATTAAACGAGATGAGAACAAAAACTTGGTCATTGCCAATCCCATCTATCAAGAAATCATCCCCCGAGAACTCACCCATGCTATCCAAGCCTCCATGGTCCAACAGACCGCTTGGTATCTAAACTCGGATGGCACTTTGAACATGCAGAAGTTGCTGGAAGCCTTTGTGCAGTTTTATCGAGAAAATTCAGAAATGTTGGTTCCGAACATGGGCTATAAAGAAGCGGGGCCGCATCTGCTCTTAATGGCCTTTCTGCAACGAGTCATCAACGGAGGCGGAAAAATCCATCGTGAGTACGCATTAGGGCGTAAACGTGTGGATCTTTTGGTGGAGTTTAAACACCAACGTTTTGTCATTGAAACCAAGATTGATTACGGCCCTAAAACATTAGTCGATGGTTTGGAACAGACCGCAGATTACATGGATAAAAACAATTCCACCCAGGGCCACCTCTTGTTGTTTGACACCAAGAGTCAAAAGACTTGGGATGAAAAGATTTATCAAAAGGCCCACTCAGTTGGCTTGCGAAGCATTCAAGTATGGGGGCTATAGCACACTCCTTTGTCTAGGCCAAATTAAGCCAATTTAAAATGAGTATCATACGAATTTTCCAACAGATGAACAAATTTTACGCATATTTCTAAATGTCTTCATAGGTTTTATTTTTGTCTATATTTTTATAAAAATAAAAAGTAAAAATCCCGTCTTCAACGCACGCAGCGAACATAGTAGGGAGGACTGATGCCATACGTGCTGACGTTGCCATAACCGAAATACACGACCCACGCACCGGACGGGGACGTGCAAGAATAAGGCGTTGATGTCCAAAACCAACTCTGAGGCGTGCTTGGAAAAGCCGTCGTGTTCATTGTTGGACCCGGAGATGCTACGCGAACATCCAGAAGCGTCGACAATTCTTTGACATTGGGAAGACGCCAGCTCAAACCGTCCAGATTCAAACCCGCACAATAAGCCTGTGCAGAACTCCAGTTATAGGTTCCAGAAACCGTTCGCTGCCAAATCAAGCCCGTTACGGTGTCCAGAACCTGCGTG
The Myxococcaceae bacterium genome window above contains:
- the rpoC gene encoding DNA-directed RNA polymerase subunit beta' gives rise to the protein MKDIFNFFEKPKDPLSFNAIKIQLASPDKIRDWSYGEVKKPETINYRTFKPERDGLFCAKIFGPIKDYECLCGKYKRMKHRGVVCEKCGVEVIQSKVRRERLGHIVLATPVAHIWFLKSLPSRIGALLDMAQKDLEKVLYCESYIVVDPGATPMALGELLSEEQYQKALDEYGDDSFLVGMGAEAVRELLRQLERGMNGDGKGIEDLVKQLRIELGDSTSDAKRKKISKRLKVLESFKGSTNKPEWMLLEVIPVIPPDLRPLVPLEGGRFATSDLNDLYRRVINRNNRLKRLQELNAPEIIIRNEKRMLQEAVDALFDNGRRGKLITGPNKRPLKSLSDMLKGKYGRFRQNLLGKRVDYSGRSVIVVGPELRLHQCGLPKIIALELFKPFIYNKLEERGYVTTIKSAKRMVEQEKPEVWDVLEEVIKEHPVILNRAPTLHRLGMQAFEPVLIEGKAIQLHPLVCTAFNADFDGDQMAVHVPLSVEAQLEARVLMMSTNNILSPASGRPVIVPSQDIVLGCYYMTRMRPFSKGEGMKFSNPQEVRMAYDAKEVTIHTAIQVRIDGHLLDTTVGRVLMYEVIPEVVPFVAINKVMGKKELTDLIDRCYRLSGQKETVILADRLRTLGYTEATRSGISIAMHNMIIPEKKEEIVERCRKEVEEITDQYVEGLITDGERKNKVIDIWSKAAEEIATEMMEVVSTEELVSADGKEKKISPSFNPLYIMADSGARGSTQQLKQLAGMRGLMSKPSGEIIETPITANFREGLTVLQYFISTHGARKGLADTALKTANSGYLTRRLVDVAQDSIIIEYDCGTLDGIEITPLVEGNDIIEKIGDRVLGRVPLEEVTDPVSGDVLVQAGQEIDEALVAKIEEAGVSRVRIRSVLTCQTRRGVCVQCYGRDLARGHLVNVGEAIGVIAAQSIGEPGTQLTMRTFHIGGIASGSRQESSHSSRGEGKAVFDNLHVVKRRDGVFVAMNRQGSIKIVDDSGREREIYPAAYGSMIRVSDGQVVKPGTILVEWDPYSAAILTEASGVVHFGDLLEGVTLSEKTDETTGLSHKVVTEGRDTSTRPRITVKDQAGKVMSSIMTESSEARYLLPVGAVLMVADSDRVEPGDIIAKLSREAARTKDITGGLPRVVELFEARRPKDHAVISEITGTVSFGKDTKGKRKVLVTPEFGEVREYLIPKGKHIRVRENDFVRAGEPLMDGSVNPHDILKVLGEKALAKYMVEEIQEVYRLQGVRINDKHVEVIVRQMLRRVRIKEAGDTLFLGDEQVEKQVFEAENDKILTQGGQPAIAEPLLLGITKASLSTESFISGASFQETTKVLTEAAVGSKTDYLRGLKENVIMGRLIPAGTGLPNYRYLNMEVHDSGVIEEGGLMESVPVELLESA
- a CDS encoding TIGR00153 family protein; translation: MLWNLLAKNPFRILQDLMQEALRCTQKTEALFEALKQGDQDLVEEIAKEISQIEHHCDRIKQELRSHISKSIFLPVDRRDLLHVLSNMDAIPDICEDLGVLLTLRRMEVPQALEAPLSNLLSSSFFVVRRSSEVISALDRLLETGFTGPDALEINKKIDDIDHLEHLADKAQDQFGKSLFLIEDDLKPAALLMWNKIANKIGDLANSAERMSSHVRLMISSS
- a CDS encoding inorganic phosphate transporter; amino-acid sequence: MDTTLLVLALALLVGFYMAWSIGASDVANAMGTSVGSHALTIKQAIAIAAIFEFLGAFLVGGHVTNTIKQGIVDPLSFVSDPLLFAWGMTAALFSTGIWLQFASAKGLPVSTTNSLVGAIIGFGLVSRGVDSVKWQMLGRISLSWIISPVLGGMIALITFFAIRKYILDSKDPLAITQKWAPWILCSVVLVLVSLFIPTKLLWMPLLASPLVAFAFSRAIRRVTHKAIDRNDTLARVEKVFAWIQVITACFMAFAHGSNDVSNAIGPVAAVIAIAFSHHIVITSQVPWWLLGMGGIGIVLGLATYGRKVIETIGHSITEITPTRGFAAEFGAAFTILVGSHFGLPLSTTQVLVGAVIGVGLARGISGLNLIVIRRILNSWIITMPATCAISMVLNGLIGLFI
- a CDS encoding cell division protein ZapA, whose product is MNSGEKRKVEVTLQGQRFQVRTEKSDAYLHGLANFVSSKLEEIKRAAKTASAHQMSLLLNMNLADQLFEKEEQLNRLKTNLALQAQNALLDVNTVLNMLPENAQGLDEEADQPV
- a CDS encoding RMD1 family protein, giving the protein MQVEITETQSSRRCSAYCTANSYQMKELLEHLQEQKALVTYFRSSHVIHHYEGEDKGDVFYFSNGTVVMWGLSIAEEQEILFRLRPFESDPVPEIEIEESRYSIGRVAKILRDDITIPNNDLVTKLAFAHGLAQSVKLEIFEKRMAKRIASMEDIPKDLAVKGRIQLSRKQLTRVMGELILERNSINLYSNVFDTPDFFWEHSELEPLYRMISQDLEVTARINVLNKRMDMLKDLVQVLNQEVNTRYSFLQEWVIILWITFEIVTTILADVLKIL